CCACCGAGAGCGGCGCGCCGCCGCCGTCCACCGCCGCCCCCGCCTACAGGTCCAGCCGCAGGTCGGGCGAGGGGGCCGGGGCCTCCTCGCCGTCGCCCTCGCCGGTCAGCTCCGCCAGCGTCTTGCGCGCGTGCACCACGTGGGGCTGCGCGTTGGGCGCCTGCGGGGGGCGTGCCAGGAAGGCGCGCAGGTGCGCCACCGCCTCGTCGGTGTTCCCCTCGTTGCGCAGCAGGAACGCCAGCCCGTAGTGGGCGCCGCTGGCGTGCGGCTTCAGCTCCAGCACGCGGCGGTACGTCTTCACCGCCTCGTCCGTCATCCCGATGCGGGTGTAGGTCACCGCGATCTGCTGGAGGACGTCGGGGTCGTTGGGGCTCTCGCGCAGCGCGAGGCGGAACGAGGTGAGCGCCTCGTGGAACTTCTCCTCGCGGAGGAGGACGGTCCCCTCCTCGTAGTAATCCGGGTCCTTCGCCGCCTGGCCGGAGCGGCCGTTGATCAGCTTGGAGATCCAGGACATCGTCGGGATGCAGGGGAACGATAAACGACCAGGAGACCTGCCCTGAAGCACGCGCGGACCACCGGCTGGGCCGGCGCCGCGTGCCCCGACGCGCGCCGGTGCCCCCAAGTTACCGGCACCGCCCCGAACCGCGCAACCGAATCGATCGGGTCAGCGCAGCGCGTTCATCCGCAGCGGCACCGGCTCGCCCGGCGCGCGCGCCACCACCACCCCGTCGTCCTCCAGCAGCACCGCCGCCCCCGCTCGCCGCAGCTGCCCGGCCACCTCCGCCCCGGCGCGCTCCACCACGATGCGCGAGCCCGGCGCCAGCACGCGCAACCCCTCCGCCAGCAGCGCCGCGTCGGCCCCGCCGGTGAAGGCCGCCCCGCGCAAGGAGCGGCCGCGGAAGGGGAGCGCCGGCCCCGCCGCCACGCGGCTCACCCCCGGCGCCTCCGGCCCCGGGAGCGGCGCGGGCGCGAGCGCGACGACCTCGATTCCGGGCACCAGCGCCGAGACCTGCGGCGCCAGCACCGCGCCGGGCCCGGCCACCAGCACGGTTCCCGCCGCTTCGGCCAGCCCCAGCAGCGCCGCGATCCGCACCGCCCCCTCCTGCGCGTCCCCGACGCTCCCCTCCTCCTCCACCGGCGCCGCACCCGGGGCCGACGTGCGCAGGTCCGCCGCCCCGTCGTGGATCGGGTAGGTCTCGCG
This sequence is a window from Longimicrobium sp.. Protein-coding genes within it:
- a CDS encoding tetratricopeptide repeat protein; this encodes MSWISKLINGRSGQAAKDPDYYEEGTVLLREEKFHEALTSFRLALRESPNDPDVLQQIAVTYTRIGMTDEAVKTYRRVLELKPHASGAHYGLAFLLRNEGNTDEAVAHLRAFLARPPQAPNAQPHVVHARKTLAELTGEGDGEEAPAPSPDLRLDL
- a CDS encoding Trm112 family protein; its protein translation is MYILLTDILTCPRCGPEFGLVLLADRVEERRVLEGRLGCANCRETYPIHDGAADLRTSAPGAAPVEEEGSVGDAQEGAVRIAALLGLAEAAGTVLVAGPGAVLAPQVSALVPGIEVVALAPAPLPGPEAPGVSRVAAGPALPFRGRSLRGAAFTGGADAALLAEGLRVLAPGSRIVVERAGAEVAGQLRRAGAAVLLEDDGVVVARAPGEPVPLRMNALR